A stretch of Melopsittacus undulatus isolate bMelUnd1 chromosome 26, bMelUnd1.mat.Z, whole genome shotgun sequence DNA encodes these proteins:
- the LOC117437715 gene encoding nascent polypeptide-associated complex subunit alpha, muscle-specific form-like isoform X20: MGAPIEAYGDTTTPMAPNGTPQRGYDIIGVTHSDVIMGVTNPSGVTQSHRDPMGSPIEAYGDATTPIAPNGTPQGGDDVIAGTHSDVIMGVTHPPDVTMDPKATMGAPIEAYGDATTPIAPNGTPQGGDDVMGVTHSDVIMRGTDPCRVTMDHRDPMGAPIEAYGDATTPIAPNGTPQGGDDVMVGTHSDVIMGVTDQSGVTQSHRDPIGAPIEAYGDATTPIAPNGTPRGSDDVIESTHSDVIMGVTQPSGVTMDHRDPIGAPIEAYGDATTPIAPNGTPQGGDDVIVGTHSDVIMGGTHPSGVTIDPKVTMGAPIEAYGDATTPIAPNGTPQGGDDVMGVTHSDVIMKGTDSCGVTMDHRDPIGAPIEAYGDATTPIAPNGTPQGDYDVMGVTHSDVIMGVTHSSGVTRDHRDPMGAPIEAYGDATTPIAPNGTPQGVYDVIGVTHSDVIMGVTDQPGVTQSHRDPMGAPIEAYGDATTPIAPNGTPQGGDDVMGVTHSDVIMGVTHPSKVTMDPKVTMGVPIEAYGDAITPMSPNGTPQGGYDVMGVTHSDVIMRGTHPSGVTTDHRDPMGAPIEAYGDATTPIAAYGTPQGGDDVMGVTHSDVIMGVTHPPDVTMDHRDPMGAPIEAYGDATTPIAPNGTPRGGDDVIGVTHSDVIMGGTHPSGVTQSHRVPMGAPTEAYGDATTPMAPNGTPQRGDDVMGVTHSDVIMGVTHPPDVTMDPKATMGAPIEAYGEATTPIAPNGTPHGGDDVMGVTHSDVIMGVTDQSGVTQSHKDPMDAPIEAYGEATTPIAPNGTPQGGYDVIGVTHSDVIMGGTHSSGVTQSHRDPMGAPIEAYGDATTPIAPNGTPQGGYDVMGVTHSDVIMGVTHPSEVTQSNRDPMGAPIEAYGAPPTPVGPTSKPRPRDDVTARPSHGCVVRVDDDPPPPPPPSHVFPVTLGPRGAAPPPLRPLPLLLLPLPLLLR, translated from the exons ATGGGTGCCCCCATTGAAGCCTATGGAGACACCACCACCCCTATGGCTCCCAATGGGACACCCCAAAGAGGTTATGACATCATTGGTGTCACCCATAGTGACGTCATTATGGGGGTGACTAACCCATCCGGTGTCACCCAAAGCCATAGGGACCCTATGGGTTCCCCCATTGAAGCCTATGGAGATGCCaccacccccatagcacccaatgggacACCCCAAGGTGGTGATGACGTCATAGCGGGCACCCATAGTGACGTCATTATGGGGGTGACCCACCCACCTGATGTCACCATGGACCCTAAAGCCACAATGGGTGCCCCCATTGAAGCCTATGGAGATGCCaccacccccatagcacccaatgggacACCCCAAGGAGGTGATGACGTCATGGGTGTCACCCATAGTGACGTCATCATGAGGGGTACCGACCCATGTAGGGTCACCATGGACCATAGGgaccctatgggtgcccccattGAAGCCTATGGAGATGCCACCACCCCCATAGCGCCCAATGGGACACCCCAAGGAGGTGATGACGTCATGGTGGGCACCCATAGTGACGTCATTATGGGGGTCACTGACCAATCCGGGGTCACCCAAAGCCATAGGGACCCTATAGGTGCCCCCATTGAAGCCTATGGAGATGCCaccacccccatagcacccaatgggacACCCCGAGGAAGTGATGACGTCATAGAGAGCACCCATAGTGACGTCATTATGGGGGTGACCCAGCCATCCGGTGTCACCATGgaccatagggaccccattggtGCCCCCATTGAAGCCTATGGAGATGCCaccacccccatagcacccaatgggacACCCCAAGGTGGTGATGACGTCATAGTGGGCACCCATAGTGACGTCATAATGGGGGGGACCCACCCATCCGGGGTCACCATTGACCCTAAGGTCACAATGG GTGCCCCCATTGAAGCCTATGGAGATGCCaccacccccatagcacccaatgggacACCCCAGGGAGGTGATGACGTCATGGGTGTCACCCATAGTGACGTCATCATGAAGGGGACAGACTCATGTGGGGTCACCATGGACCATAGGGACCCTATAGGTGCCCCCATTGAAGCCTATGGAGATGCCACCACCCCTATAGCACCCAATGGGACACCCCAAGGTGATTATGACGTCATGGGTGTCACCCATAGTGACGTCATTATGGGGGTGACCCACTCATCCGGTGTCACCAGGGACCATAGGgaccctatgggtgcccccattGAAGCCTATGGAGATGCCaccacccccatagcacccaacGGGACACCCCAAGGAGTTTATGACGTCATCGGTGTCACCCATAGTGACGTCATTATGGGGGTGACTGACCAACCCGGGGTCACCCAAAGCCATAGGGACCCTATGG GTGCCCCCATTGAAGCCTATGGAGATGCCaccacccccatagcacccaatgggacACCCCAAGGAG GTGATGACGTCATGGGAGTCACCCATAGTGACGTCATAATGGGGGTGACCCACCCATCTAAGGTCACCATGGACCCCAAAGTCACAATGGGTGTCCCCATTGAAGCCTATGGAGATGCCATCACCCCTATGTCACCCAATGGGACACCCCAAGGAGGTTATGACGTCATGGGTGTCACCCATAGTGACGTCATTATGAGGGGGACCCACCCATCCGGGGTCACCACGGACCATAGGgaccctatgggtgcccccattGAAGCCTATGGAGATGCCACCACCCCCATAGCAGCCTATGGGACACCCCAGGGAGGTGATGACGTCATGGGTGTCACCCATAGTGACGTCATTATGGGGGTGACCCACCCACCTGATGTCACCATGGACCATAGGgaccctatgggtgcccccattGAAGCCTATGGAGATGCCaccacccccatagcacccaatgggacACCCCGAGGTGGTGATGACGTCATTGGTGTCACCCATAGTGATGTCATAATGGGAGGGACCCACCCATCTGGGGTCACCCAAAGCCatagggtccctatgggtgcccccacTGAAGCCTATGGAGATGCCACAACCCCTATGGCACCCAATGGGACACCCCAAAGAGGTGATGACGTCATGGGAGTCACCCATAGTGACGTCATTATGGGGGTGACCCACCCACCTGATGTCACCATGGACCCCAAAGCAACAATGGGTGCCCCCATTGAAGCCTATGGTGAAGCCACCActcccatagcacccaatgggacACCCCATGGAGGTGATGACGTCATGGGAGTCACCCATAGTGACGTCATTATGGGGGTGACTGACCAATCCGGGGTCACCCAAAGCCATAAGGACCCTATGGATGCCCCCATTGAAGCCTATGGAGAAGCCACCACCCCTATAGCACCCAATGGGACACCCCAGGGAGGTTATGACGTCATTGGTGTCACCCATAGTGACGTCATTATGGGGGGGACCCACTCATCCGGTGTCACCCAAAGCCATAGGgaccctatgg GTGCCCCCATTGAAGCCTATGGAGATGCCaccacccccatagcacccaatgggacACCCCAAGGAGGTTATGACGTCATGGGAGTCACCCATAGTGACGTCATAATGGGGGTGACCCACCCATCTGAGGTCACCCAAAGCAATAGGgaccctatgggtgcccccattGAAGCCTATGgagccccccccacccccgtgGGCCCCACCTCCAAGCCCCGCCCCCGTGATGACGTCACCGCTCGGCCCTCCCATGGGTGCGTGGTGAGGGTGGACGAcgaccccccccctccccctcccccctcccacgTGTTTCCGGTCACGTTGGGGCCACGTGGggctgcccctccccccctgaggcccctccccctcctgctgctgcccctccccctcctgctCCGCTGA
- the LOC117437715 gene encoding nascent polypeptide-associated complex subunit alpha, muscle-specific form-like isoform X22: MGAPIEAYGDTTTPMAPNGTPQRGYDIIGVTHSDVIMGVTNPSGVTQSHRDPMGSPIEAYGDATTPIAPNGTPQGGDDVIAGTHSDVIMGVTHPPDVTMDPKATMGAPIEAYGDATTPIAPNGTPQGGDDVMGVTHSDVIMRGTDPCRVTMDHRDPMGAPIEAYGDATTPIAPNGTPQGGDDVMVGTHSDVIMGVTDQSGVTQSHRDPIGAPIEAYGDATTPIAPNGTPRGSDDVIESTHSDVIMGVTQPSGVTMDHRDPIGAPIEAYGDATTPIAPNGTPQGGDDVIVGTHSDVIMGGTHPSGVTIDPKVTMGAPIEAYGDATTPIAPNGTPQGGDDVMGVTHSDVIMKGTDSCGVTMDHRDPIGAPIEAYGDATTPIAPNGTPQGDYDVMGVTHSDVIMGVTHSSGVTRDHRDPMGAPIEAYGDATTPIAPNGTPQGVYDVIGVTHSDVIMGVTDQPGVTQSHRDPMGVPIEAYGDATTPIAPNGTPRGGDDVIVGTHSDVIMGVTQPTGVTQSHRDPMGAPIEAYGDATTPIAPNGTPQGDYDVMGVTHSDVIMGGTHTSGVTESNRDPMGAPIEAYGDATTPIAPNGTPHGGDDVMGVTHSDVIMSGTHPSGVTMDHRDPMGAPIEAYGDATTPIAPNGTPHGGYDVTPGTHSDVIMRGTDPCGVTMDHRDPMGAPIEAYGDATTPIAPNGTPQGGDDVMGVTHSDVIMGVTHPSKVTMDPKVTMGVPIEAYGDAITPMSPNGTPQGGYDVMGVTHSDVIMRGTHPSGVTTDHRDPMGAPIEAYGDATTPIAPNGTPQGGYDVMGVTHSDVIMGVTHPSEVTQSNRDPMGAPIEAYGAPPTPVGPTSKPRPRDDVTARPSHGCVVRVDDDPPPPPPPSHVFPVTLGPRGAAPPPLRPLPLLLLPLPLLLR; encoded by the exons ATGGGTGCCCCCATTGAAGCCTATGGAGACACCACCACCCCTATGGCTCCCAATGGGACACCCCAAAGAGGTTATGACATCATTGGTGTCACCCATAGTGACGTCATTATGGGGGTGACTAACCCATCCGGTGTCACCCAAAGCCATAGGGACCCTATGGGTTCCCCCATTGAAGCCTATGGAGATGCCaccacccccatagcacccaatgggacACCCCAAGGTGGTGATGACGTCATAGCGGGCACCCATAGTGACGTCATTATGGGGGTGACCCACCCACCTGATGTCACCATGGACCCTAAAGCCACAATGGGTGCCCCCATTGAAGCCTATGGAGATGCCaccacccccatagcacccaatgggacACCCCAAGGAGGTGATGACGTCATGGGTGTCACCCATAGTGACGTCATCATGAGGGGTACCGACCCATGTAGGGTCACCATGGACCATAGGgaccctatgggtgcccccattGAAGCCTATGGAGATGCCACCACCCCCATAGCGCCCAATGGGACACCCCAAGGAGGTGATGACGTCATGGTGGGCACCCATAGTGACGTCATTATGGGGGTCACTGACCAATCCGGGGTCACCCAAAGCCATAGGGACCCTATAGGTGCCCCCATTGAAGCCTATGGAGATGCCaccacccccatagcacccaatgggacACCCCGAGGAAGTGATGACGTCATAGAGAGCACCCATAGTGACGTCATTATGGGGGTGACCCAGCCATCCGGTGTCACCATGgaccatagggaccccattggtGCCCCCATTGAAGCCTATGGAGATGCCaccacccccatagcacccaatgggacACCCCAAGGTGGTGATGACGTCATAGTGGGCACCCATAGTGACGTCATAATGGGGGGGACCCACCCATCCGGGGTCACCATTGACCCTAAGGTCACAATGG GTGCCCCCATTGAAGCCTATGGAGATGCCaccacccccatagcacccaatgggacACCCCAGGGAGGTGATGACGTCATGGGTGTCACCCATAGTGACGTCATCATGAAGGGGACAGACTCATGTGGGGTCACCATGGACCATAGGGACCCTATAGGTGCCCCCATTGAAGCCTATGGAGATGCCACCACCCCTATAGCACCCAATGGGACACCCCAAGGTGATTATGACGTCATGGGTGTCACCCATAGTGACGTCATTATGGGGGTGACCCACTCATCCGGTGTCACCAGGGACCATAGGgaccctatgggtgcccccattGAAGCCTATGGAGATGCCaccacccccatagcacccaacGGGACACCCCAAGGAGTTTATGACGTCATCGGTGTCACCCATAGTGACGTCATTATGGGGGTGACTGACCAACCCGGGGTCACCCAAAGCCATAGGGACCCTATGGGTGTCCCCATTGAAGCCTATGGAGATGCCaccacccccatagcacccaatgggacACCCCGAGGTGGTGATGACGTCATAGTAGGCACCCATAGTGACGTCATTATGGGGGTGACCCAACCAACTGGGGTCACCCAAAGCCATAGGGACCCTATGGGAGCCCCCATTGAAGCCTATGGAGATGCCaccacccccatagcacccaatgggacACCCCAAGGTGATTATGACGTCATGGGTGTCACCCATAGTGACGTCATAATGGGGGGGACCCACACATCCGGGGTCACGGAAAGCAATAGGgaccctatgggtgcccccattGAAGCCTATGGAGATGCCaccacccccatagcacccaatgggacACCCCATGGAGGTGATGACGTCATGGGTGTCACCCATAGTGACGTCATTATGAGTGGGACCCACCCATCCGGGGTCACCATGGACCATAGGGACCCTATGGGCGCCCCCATTGAAGCCTATGGAGATGCCaccacccccatagcacccaatgggacACCCCATGGAG GTTATGACGTCACACCAGGCACCCATAGTGACGTCATCATGAGGGGGACAGACCCATGTGGGGTCACCATGGACCATAGGgaccctatgggtgcccccattGAAGCCTATGGAGATGCCaccacccccatagcacccaatgggacACCCCAGGGAGGTGATGACGTCATGGGAGTCACCCATAGTGACGTCATAATGGGGGTGACCCACCCATCTAAGGTCACCATGGACCCCAAAGTCACAATGGGTGTCCCCATTGAAGCCTATGGAGATGCCATCACCCCTATGTCACCCAATGGGACACCCCAAGGAGGTTATGACGTCATGGGTGTCACCCATAGTGACGTCATTATGAGGGGGACCCACCCATCCGGGGTCACCACGGACCATAGGgaccctatgggtgcccccattGAAGCCTATGGAG ATGCCaccacccccatagcacccaatgggacACCCCAAGGAGGTTATGACGTCATGGGAGTCACCCATAGTGACGTCATAATGGGGGTGACCCACCCATCTGAGGTCACCCAAAGCAATAGGgaccctatgggtgcccccattGAAGCCTATGgagccccccccacccccgtgGGCCCCACCTCCAAGCCCCGCCCCCGTGATGACGTCACCGCTCGGCCCTCCCATGGGTGCGTGGTGAGGGTGGACGAcgaccccccccctccccctcccccctcccacgTGTTTCCGGTCACGTTGGGGCCACGTGGggctgcccctccccccctgaggcccctccccctcctgctgctgcccctccccctcctgctCCGCTGA
- the LOC117437715 gene encoding nascent polypeptide-associated complex subunit alpha, muscle-specific form-like isoform X14 produces the protein MGAPIEAYGDTTTPMAPNGTPQRGYDIIGVTHSDVIMGVTNPSGVTQSHRDPMGSPIEAYGDATTPIAPNGTPQGGDDVIAGTHSDVIMGVTHPPDVTMDPKATMGAPIEAYGDATTPIAPNGTPQGGDDVMGVTHSDVIMRGTDPCRVTMDHRDPMGAPIEAYGDATTPIAPNGTPQGGDDVMVGTHSDVIMGVTDQSGVTQSHRDPIGAPIEAYGDATTPIAPNGTPRGSDDVIESTHSDVIMGVTQPSGVTMDHRDPIGAPIEAYGDATTPIAPNGTPQGGDDVIVGTHSDVIMGGTHPSGVTIDPKVTMGAPIEAYGDATTPIAPNGTPQGGDDVMGVTHSDVIMKGTDSCGVTMDHRDPIGAPIEAYGDATTPIAPNGTPQGDYDVMGVTHSDVIMGVTHSSGVTRDHRDPMGAPIEAYGDATTPIAPNGTPQGVYDVIGVTHSDVIMGVTDQPGVTQSHRDPMGAPIEAYGDATTPIAPNGTPQGGYDVTPGTHSDVIMRGTDPCGVTMDHRDPMGAPIEAYGDATTPIAPNGTPQGGDDVMGVTHSDVIMGVTHPSKVTMDPKVTMGVPIEAYGDAITPMSPNGTPQGGYDVMGVTHSDVIMRGTHPSGVTTDHRDPMGAPIEAYGDATTPIAAYGTPQGGDDVMGVTHSDVIMGVTHPPDVTMDHRDPMGAPIEAYGDATTPIAPNGTPRGGDDVIGVTHSDVIMGGTHPSGVTQSHRVPMGAPTEAYGDATTPMAPNGTPQRGDDVMGVTHSDVIMGVTHPPDVTMDPKATMGAPIEAYGEATTPIAPNGTPHGGDDVMGVTHSDVIMGVTDQSGVTQSHKDPMDAPIEAYGEATTPIAPNGTPQGGYDVIGVTHSDVIMGGTHSSGVTQSHRDPMGAPIEAYGDATTPIAPNGTPQGGYDVMGVTHSDVIMGVTHPSEVTQSNRDPMGAPIEAYGAPPTPVGPTSKPRPRDDVTARPSHGCVVRVDDDPPPPPPPSHVFPVTLGPRGAAPPPLRPLPLLLLPLPLLLR, from the exons ATGGGTGCCCCCATTGAAGCCTATGGAGACACCACCACCCCTATGGCTCCCAATGGGACACCCCAAAGAGGTTATGACATCATTGGTGTCACCCATAGTGACGTCATTATGGGGGTGACTAACCCATCCGGTGTCACCCAAAGCCATAGGGACCCTATGGGTTCCCCCATTGAAGCCTATGGAGATGCCaccacccccatagcacccaatgggacACCCCAAGGTGGTGATGACGTCATAGCGGGCACCCATAGTGACGTCATTATGGGGGTGACCCACCCACCTGATGTCACCATGGACCCTAAAGCCACAATGGGTGCCCCCATTGAAGCCTATGGAGATGCCaccacccccatagcacccaatgggacACCCCAAGGAGGTGATGACGTCATGGGTGTCACCCATAGTGACGTCATCATGAGGGGTACCGACCCATGTAGGGTCACCATGGACCATAGGgaccctatgggtgcccccattGAAGCCTATGGAGATGCCACCACCCCCATAGCGCCCAATGGGACACCCCAAGGAGGTGATGACGTCATGGTGGGCACCCATAGTGACGTCATTATGGGGGTCACTGACCAATCCGGGGTCACCCAAAGCCATAGGGACCCTATAGGTGCCCCCATTGAAGCCTATGGAGATGCCaccacccccatagcacccaatgggacACCCCGAGGAAGTGATGACGTCATAGAGAGCACCCATAGTGACGTCATTATGGGGGTGACCCAGCCATCCGGTGTCACCATGgaccatagggaccccattggtGCCCCCATTGAAGCCTATGGAGATGCCaccacccccatagcacccaatgggacACCCCAAGGTGGTGATGACGTCATAGTGGGCACCCATAGTGACGTCATAATGGGGGGGACCCACCCATCCGGGGTCACCATTGACCCTAAGGTCACAATGG GTGCCCCCATTGAAGCCTATGGAGATGCCaccacccccatagcacccaatgggacACCCCAGGGAGGTGATGACGTCATGGGTGTCACCCATAGTGACGTCATCATGAAGGGGACAGACTCATGTGGGGTCACCATGGACCATAGGGACCCTATAGGTGCCCCCATTGAAGCCTATGGAGATGCCACCACCCCTATAGCACCCAATGGGACACCCCAAGGTGATTATGACGTCATGGGTGTCACCCATAGTGACGTCATTATGGGGGTGACCCACTCATCCGGTGTCACCAGGGACCATAGGgaccctatgggtgcccccattGAAGCCTATGGAGATGCCaccacccccatagcacccaacGGGACACCCCAAGGAGTTTATGACGTCATCGGTGTCACCCATAGTGACGTCATTATGGGGGTGACTGACCAACCCGGGGTCACCCAAAGCCATAGGGACCCTATGG GTGCCCCCATTGAAGCCTATGGAGATGCCaccacccccatagcacccaatgggacACCCCAAGGAGGTTATGACGTCACACCAGGCACCCATAGTGACGTCATCATGAGGGGGACAGACCCATGTGGGGTCACCATGGACCATAGGgaccctatgggtgcccccattGAAGCCTATGGAGATGCCaccacccccatagcacccaatgggacACCCCAGGGAGGTGATGACGTCATGGGAGTCACCCATAGTGACGTCATAATGGGGGTGACCCACCCATCTAAGGTCACCATGGACCCCAAAGTCACAATGGGTGTCCCCATTGAAGCCTATGGAGATGCCATCACCCCTATGTCACCCAATGGGACACCCCAAGGAGGTTATGACGTCATGGGTGTCACCCATAGTGACGTCATTATGAGGGGGACCCACCCATCCGGGGTCACCACGGACCATAGGgaccctatgggtgcccccattGAAGCCTATGGAGATGCCACCACCCCCATAGCAGCCTATGGGACACCCCAGGGAGGTGATGACGTCATGGGTGTCACCCATAGTGACGTCATTATGGGGGTGACCCACCCACCTGATGTCACCATGGACCATAGGgaccctatgggtgcccccattGAAGCCTATGGAGATGCCaccacccccatagcacccaatgggacACCCCGAGGTGGTGATGACGTCATTGGTGTCACCCATAGTGATGTCATAATGGGAGGGACCCACCCATCTGGGGTCACCCAAAGCCatagggtccctatgggtgcccccacTGAAGCCTATGGAGATGCCACAACCCCTATGGCACCCAATGGGACACCCCAAAGAGGTGATGACGTCATGGGAGTCACCCATAGTGACGTCATTATGGGGGTGACCCACCCACCTGATGTCACCATGGACCCCAAAGCAACAATGGGTGCCCCCATTGAAGCCTATGGTGAAGCCACCActcccatagcacccaatgggacACCCCATGGAGGTGATGACGTCATGGGAGTCACCCATAGTGACGTCATTATGGGGGTGACTGACCAATCCGGGGTCACCCAAAGCCATAAGGACCCTATGGATGCCCCCATTGAAGCCTATGGAGAAGCCACCACCCCTATAGCACCCAATGGGACACCCCAGGGAGGTTATGACGTCATTGGTGTCACCCATAGTGACGTCATTATGGGGGGGACCCACTCATCCGGTGTCACCCAAAGCCATAGGgaccctatgg GTGCCCCCATTGAAGCCTATGGAGATGCCaccacccccatagcacccaatgggacACCCCAAGGAGGTTATGACGTCATGGGAGTCACCCATAGTGACGTCATAATGGGGGTGACCCACCCATCTGAGGTCACCCAAAGCAATAGGgaccctatgggtgcccccattGAAGCCTATGgagccccccccacccccgtgGGCCCCACCTCCAAGCCCCGCCCCCGTGATGACGTCACCGCTCGGCCCTCCCATGGGTGCGTGGTGAGGGTGGACGAcgaccccccccctccccctcccccctcccacgTGTTTCCGGTCACGTTGGGGCCACGTGGggctgcccctccccccctgaggcccctccccctcctgctgctgcccctccccctcctgctCCGCTGA